The uncultured Campylobacter sp. DNA segment AACTACGAAGCAAATTCAGCCAAAGACGATAAACAAAAAGCCGCTTTACGAAATTTTAGTAAGCGTCGAAGAGGACCCTGCGGCCGAACCTAAAAAACGCCAGTCTCAAAAACAAAATTTAAAGGCCTACGAGGAGTTTTTGGACGCGCAAAAACCGCCCAAAAAAGCGCAAAAAGTAGCCTCCGGCGAAGAGTTTTTTTTGTCGCAAACTCCGCCTGCGGCTAAACCGGTTAGTATCCAGCCCGCTAAAATAGAGCCTAGCGACGCTCCTCAAAACGGCGAAGATATACTACTAAATATATCAAGAGCGGCCAAAGAAATAAGCCAAATCGCAAACCTGGACTCGCCGCCCGCGCGCCAAGAGCAAAACTACGATAAAAAAATAGACGAAGTCTCTAAGCAAGTAAGCGCGCTAAGCGAAAAGATAAATTTGATCGCAAATATGTTTTGGGAGGAGAAGACCGCGGCTAGAAACCATATCGCCATACCGCCTGAGTTTGCCGAGATTTATAAGGAAGCTAAAAATAGCGGGATGAAGGACGAGCATTTAGAGCAGATAATGAAAATAACCGTAGAAAACGTACCGCCTCAGATGAAGGCCAGCCCGACTGCGGTAAAAAGGTATTTTAGCTCGCTACTACGAAAGATGCTGCCTTGCAGGAGCGACGAATTTGACGGCAAACAAAAGATAATGATGCTAGTAGGCCCGACCGGAGTTGGCAAAACTACGACGCTAGCAAAGCTTGCCGCGCGTTTTGCCTACGGCGAGGGCAAGAGGGCAAAAACCGGGATAATAACGCTTGATACGTATCGTATCGGGGCGGTCGAGCAGCTGTTTCAATACGCTAAAATGATGAAGCTGCCGATACTTGACGTTATAGAGGCCGATGATTTTAAAAATGCGCTAAAGCAGCTAAATCACTGCGACGTGATCTTGATAGACACCACCGGTAGCTCGCAATACGATAAGGAAAAACTGGCTAGACTAGAGACTTTTTTAAAGCGTAGCGACGCGGAAATAGACGTAAATTTAGTGCTTTCGGCCGGATCTAAGGTCGAGGATTTGCTAGAGGTTTATAATAGCTTTAGCTTCCTTGACGTGGATACTTTTATTTTTACCAAATTTGACGAAACGAAGATTTTCGGTAACGTATTTTCGCTAGTTTACGAAACGGGTAAGCCCGTTAGCTTTTTGTGCCTAGGTCAAGAGGTGCCCGACGATATAATGGCCGCTAGGAGCGAATTTTTGGTCGATTGCGTATTGCAGGGCTTTAATAAGGACAAAAAATGAATAACCAAGCCCAAAAGCTACAAGATATGGTAAGCGCCCGAACTAGGGCTAAAAATACTAAATTTATAGCCGTAACGAGCGGAAAGGGCGGGGTGGGTAAAAGCACGATAAGCGCAAATTTAGGCAACGTCCTAGCTAAAAGCGGCTACAAGGTCGCGCTTTTTGACGCCGATATCGGTCTAGCTAACCTTGACGTTATCTTAAACGTGCGCGCGGGGAAAAATTTGTTGCACGTATTAAAAGGCGAGTGTTCCTTAAAAGATATTTTGATCGAGATAAAGCCGAATTTAACGCTTATTCCTGGCGAAAACGGCGCAGATATACTTAAATTTAACAATCAATTTTTATACGAACGGTTTTTTGACGAGTCGCGCAGTCTGGACGAGCTTGACTTCGTAATCATAGATACGGGAGCCGGTATCGGCAAAAATAACGACTTTTTCCTAGAAGCCGCCGACGAGATAATAGTAGTTACGATGCCAGATCCCGCAGCTATAACCGATGCTTACGCCGTGATTAAAATGACGGCTAAACAAAAAGACGATTTTTTAATGGTTTTTAATATGGTAAGAAACGAAAAAGAGGCCGCTAGAATTTTCGAGCATATAAAAAAGGTAGCGGAAGCAAATATCAAAGATGCTCCGAGGCTCGAATTTTTAGGCTACATCAGCGAGGATAAGGACGTATCTAGAAGTATAAAATACCGCACGCTTTTTACAGACGATAACGAGACGGGTCCTGCTAGCGAGCAGATGAAACAGATAGCATCAAGGCTTCTTAAAAAATTGGAACAAAAAGTGCTTGATACGGGTACGATAAGCAGTTTTAGCGCGTTTTCTAAGCGTTTGCTGGAACAAATTTAAATTTTAGGATTTGATTTTGAGAGCTGAAAATTTTATAGCGTTTTTTACGGTTTGCGGATTTTTTGCCGGCGTGGTTTTCTCGGCGCTAAAGCTTAACGAGCCTTTGGAGATGATTATGTATACTTTCGCTATCACGCTTTTTTTTCATCTTTTGATCCATATCATTATCATAAACTATGTCGATATCACGCTTAAAAAGCCTTTTGATAAGGACGAATACGAAAAGCGCTCCGATTATCTAGTCTCGGAGCTCGGGCTTAGAGAAAAGCGTATGGATACTATTTTGGGTCAGCTTAGCAGCGAACGCGTCCTAATAAAGCAGACCTTGGGTAGGGGCGACGAAAGCAATGCAAAAGCAGCCTAATCCCTACGCTCAAACGATAAAAAAAGAACAAGACGATATCGTACTAGCTTA contains these protein-coding regions:
- a CDS encoding MinD/ParA family protein, with product MNNQAQKLQDMVSARTRAKNTKFIAVTSGKGGVGKSTISANLGNVLAKSGYKVALFDADIGLANLDVILNVRAGKNLLHVLKGECSLKDILIEIKPNLTLIPGENGADILKFNNQFLYERFFDESRSLDELDFVIIDTGAGIGKNNDFFLEAADEIIVVTMPDPAAITDAYAVIKMTAKQKDDFLMVFNMVRNEKEAARIFEHIKKVAEANIKDAPRLEFLGYISEDKDVSRSIKYRTLFTDDNETGPASEQMKQIASRLLKKLEQKVLDTGTISSFSAFSKRLLEQI
- the flhF gene encoding flagellar biosynthesis protein FlhF, producing MEALKKAQDECGERAILVTTKQIQPKTINKKPLYEILVSVEEDPAAEPKKRQSQKQNLKAYEEFLDAQKPPKKAQKVASGEEFFLSQTPPAAKPVSIQPAKIEPSDAPQNGEDILLNISRAAKEISQIANLDSPPARQEQNYDKKIDEVSKQVSALSEKINLIANMFWEEKTAARNHIAIPPEFAEIYKEAKNSGMKDEHLEQIMKITVENVPPQMKASPTAVKRYFSSLLRKMLPCRSDEFDGKQKIMMLVGPTGVGKTTTLAKLAARFAYGEGKRAKTGIITLDTYRIGAVEQLFQYAKMMKLPILDVIEADDFKNALKQLNHCDVILIDTTGSSQYDKEKLARLETFLKRSDAEIDVNLVLSAGSKVEDLLEVYNSFSFLDVDTFIFTKFDETKIFGNVFSLVYETGKPVSFLCLGQEVPDDIMAARSEFLVDCVLQGFNKDKK